A window from Setaria italica strain Yugu1 chromosome VIII, Setaria_italica_v2.0, whole genome shotgun sequence encodes these proteins:
- the LOC105914943 gene encoding uncharacterized protein LOC105914943, giving the protein MDFNFERLQPCEEPFYNIVPGKGSYPIGQVVLSVTFGTQVNYHTEYLTFEVANFKTSYHLGRPMLARFMANPHHTYLLLKMLAPNGVLSVYGDVETSYKCDI; this is encoded by the coding sequence atggacttcaacttcgaGCGGCTCCAACCCtgtgaagaacccttctacAACATCGTCCctggcaaaggatcctatccgATTGGCCAAGTTGTTTTGTCGGTCACCTTTGGCACGCAAGTCAACTACCACACAGAgtacctcacatttgaggtTGCCAAtttcaagacttcctaccacCTTGGCAGGCCCATGCTGGCGAGGTTTATGGCGAACCCACATCACACCTACCTCTTGCTCAAGATGCTGGCTCCAAACGGTGTCCTGTCCGTCTACGGTGATGTCGAGACTTCATACAAGTGCGACATTTAG